The sequence attattagacatttttatcattattagtagacagtatcattgttattattattaatagacatttttatcattattagtagacagtatcattgttattattattaatagacatttttatcattattagtagacagtatcattgttattatcattattagacatttttatcattattagtagacagtatcattgttattattattaatagacatttttatcattattagtagacagtatcattgttattatcattattagacatttttatcattattagtagacagtatcattgttattattattaatagacatttttatcattattagtagacagtatcattgttattattattaatagacatttttatcattattagtagacagtatcattgttattatcattattagacatttttatcattattagtagacagtatcattgttattatcattattagacatttttatcattattagtagacagtatcattgttattattattagacatttttatcattattagtagacagtatcattgttattattattattattagacattttaatcattattaGTAGACagtatcattgttattattattattagacatttttatcattattagtagacagtatcattattattattattattagacatttttatcattattagtagaccgtatcattattattattattagacatttttatcattattattagaaagtatcattattattattattagacatttttatcattattagtagacattatcattattattattattattagacatttttatcattattagtagaccgtatcattattattattattagacatttttatcattattagtagaccgtatcattattattgtcattattagacatttttatcattattagtagacagtatcagtattattattatttttattagacatttttattgttattttttcatatctatttttttgtcattaatgtttttgggaatttgaacattttttccagtttttccaCAGGAATTTTGGGAACAGACTTTCATATTTCTTTAGATTTTCTTTGGGGTTTTGGGGGGAaaatttgcttttaattttacaGACATGTTcatgaaaatgtggaaaattaattcatgactttttgggaatttgctCTGAAATCTGTTggtatttttttgaaaattacgGAGGGTTGAGAAGAAATTTTAGGCgatatttgcctttatttttttgtgcatttgtcTGATATTAAGACGTGTTTGTGGAATTTTGAaggatattttaatttgaatgtTGAAATATCTGTGACAGAAAtatctgtctctcctctctgacCCCGTCTGTCTCCTGGTGATCAGGAGGTGGAGAGAAACCTTCAGGACGCCATGCAGGTGTGTCGTAACGTGCTGATGGACCCCCTGCTGTTGCTGGGCGGCGGTGCCGTGGAGATGGCGGTGTCGAAGCGTCTGATGGAGCGTTCCCGCGCCCTGACGGGAGTGGAACAGTGGCCGTACCGCGCCGTGGCCCAGGCCCTGGAGGTGATCCCCAGAACGCTGATCCAGAACTGTGGAGCGTCCACCATCAGAGTGCTGACATCACTGAGGGTACGTTCAAACTTTATTGATAACACGGCGTTTacagtgatgtcatcaaaggTCAGTCTCCTTTAAACAGCTGTGAGGATGCAGAGGTGCCAACCTGGACTAGAGTCAAACTGGGATCAGAAACAGACAGACGCTCTGCAGACAGAGGGCGCCAAAATAGTTTGCCTCTCCACAGATATCCgtgccctcacttggtgggcggggctgtaaagGTGATAAATGTGAAATCACAGTCAGcgtgagtctgctggtccagccgcagagttatagaaaggatgagtgacagaaatcagtcaagaataagcagtaaacagctttatttcagctgaaagtgctttttaaaaaaataactacatcttaatgatgttaacagctgtcagtacagatcctcagctgatggaataaaGAGATGTTTAAAATCGTAACACTACGTTAATGTGTGAATATAtgtagtctagaacagtttatatgactAAATATGAAAGttcagagctgtactgtgagaattcactgcattaaaaataaagtaaaagttcagctggtgttaaaatcaaactagattaagtcagaaatccagtAGTATAGTACATcggtaaaacaggagtataatacatcagtaaaacaggagaatagtacatcagtaaaacagggttatagtacatcagtaaaacaggagtataatacatcagtaaaacaggagaatagtacatcagtaaaacagggttatagtacatcagtaaaacaggagtataatacatcagtaaaacaggagtatagtacatcagtaaaacgggagtataatacatcagtaaaacaggagtaaagtacaccagtaaaacaggagtatcaTACACCAGTAAAACAGGGTtataatacatcagtaaaacaggagtataatacatcagtaaaacaggagtatagtacatcagtaaaacaggagtataatacatcagtaaaacaggagtataatacatcagtaaaacaggagtatagtacatcagtaaaacaggagtataatacatcagtaaaacaggagtatagtacatcagtaaaacagggttatagtacatcagtaaaacagggttataatacatcagtaaaacagggttataatacatcagtaaaacaggagtatagtacatcggtaaaacaggagtataatacatcggtaaaacaggagtatagtacatcagtaaaacagggttataatacatcagtaaaacagggttataatacatcagtaaaacaggagtatagtacaccagtaaaacaggagtataatacatcagtaaaacaggagtatagtacatcagtaaaacaggagtataatacatcagtaaaacaggagtatagtacaccagtaaaacaggagtatcatacagcagtaaaacagggttataatacatcagtaaaacaggagtataatacatcagtaaaacaggagtatagtacaccagtaaaacaggagtatcatacagcagtaaaacagggttataatacatcagtaaaacaggagtataatacatcagtaaaacagggttataatacatcagtaaaacaggagtataatacatcagtaaaacaggagtataatacatcagtaaaacaggagtatagtacgccagtaaaacaggagtatattACATcggtaaaacaggagtataatacatcagtaaaacaggagaatagtacatcagtaaaacagggttatagtacatcagtaaaacaggagtataatacatcagtaaaacaggagtatagtacatcagtaaaacaggagtataatacatcagtaaaacaggagtatagtacaccagtaaaacaggagtatcatacagcagtaaaacagggttataatacatcagtaaaacaggagtataatacatcagtaaaacaggagtatagtacACCAGTAAAACAGGATtataatacatcagtaaaacatgtttataatacatcagtaaaacaggagtataatacatcagtaaaacagggttataatacatcagtaaaacaggagtataatacatcagtaaaacaggagtataatacatcagtaaaacaggagtatagtacgccagtaaaacaggagtatattACATCAGTTAAACAGGAGTAtagtacatcagtaaaacagggttatagtacatcagtaaaacagggttataatacatcagtaaaacaggagtataatacatcggtaaaacaggagtatagtacatcagtaaaacagggttatagtacatcagtaaaacaggagtataatacatcagtaaaacaggagtataatacATCAGTTAAATAGGGTTAtagtacatcagtaaaacaggagtataatacatcagtaaaacaggagtataatacatcagtaaaacaggagtataatacatcggtaaaacaggagtatagtacatcagtaaaacagggttatagtacatcagtaaaacaggagtataatacatcagtaaaacaggagtataatacATCAGTTAAATAGGGTTAtagtacatcagtaaaacaggagtataatacatcagtaaaacaggagtatagtacatcggtaaaacaggagtatagtacatcagtaaaacaggagtatagtacatcagtaaaacaggagtataatacatcagtaaaacaggagaatagtacatcagtaaaacagggttatagtacatcagtaaaacaggagtataatacatcagtaaaacaggagtatagtacatcagtaaaacaggagtataatacatcagtaaaacaggagtatagtacatcagtaaaacaggagtataatacatcagtaaaacaggagtatagtacatcagtaaaacaggagtatagtacatcagtaaaacaggagtataatacatcagtaaaacaggagtatagtacatcagtaaaacaggagtatagtacatcagtaaaacaggagtataatacatcagtaaaacaggagtataatacatcagtaaaacaggagtatagtacatcagtaaaacaggagtataatacatcagtaaaacaggagtatagtacatcagtaaaacagggttatagtacatcagtaaaacagggttataatacatcagtaaaacagggttataatacatcagtaaaacagggttataatacatcagtaaaacaggagtataatacatcagtaaaacaggagaatagtacatcagtaaaacagggttatagtacatcagtaaaacaggagtataatacatcagtaaaacaggagtataatacatcagtaaaacagggttatagtacatcagtaaaacaggagtataatacatcagtaaaacaggagtatagtacatcagtaaaacaggagtatagtacatcagtaaaacaggagtatagtacatcggtaaaacaggagtataatacatcagtaaaacaggagaatagtacatcagtaaaacagggttatagtacatcagtaaaacaggagtataatacatcagtaaaacaggagtatagtacatcagtaaaacaggagtataatacatcagtaaaacaggagtatagtacaccagtaaaacaggagtatcatacagcagtaaaacagggttataatacatcagtaaaacaggagtataatacatcagtaaaacagggttataatacatcagtaaaacaggagtataatacatcagtaaaacaggagtataatacatcagtaaaacaggagtataatacatcagtaaaacaggagtatagtacatcagtaaaacagggttatagtacatcagtaaaacagggttataatacatcagtaaaacaggagtataatacatcagtaaaacaggagtatagtacgccagtaaaacaggagtatattacatcagtaaaacaggagtataatacatcagtaaaacaggagtataatacatcagtaaaacaggagtatagtacaccagtaaaacaggagtataatacatcagtaaaacaggagaatagtacatcagtaaaacaggagtataatacatcagtaaaacaggagaatagtacatcagtaaaacaggagtatagtacatcagtaaaacaggagtataatacatcagtaaaacaggagaaTAGTACATCAGTTAAACAGGAgtataatacatcagtaaaacaggagtatagtacgccagtaaaacaggagtatattacatcagtaaaacaggagtataatacatcagtaaaacaggagtataatacatcagtaaaacaggagtatagtacaccagtaaaacaggagtataatacatcagtaaaacaggagaatagtacatcagtaaaacaggagtataatacatcagtaaaacaggagaatagtacatcagtaaaacaggagtatagtacatcagtaaaacaggagtataatacatcagtaaaacaggagtataatacatcagtaaaacaggagtatagtacatcagtaaaacaggagtataatacatcagtaaaacaggagtataatacatcagtaaaacaggagtattatacatcagtaaaacaggagtatcatacaccagtaaaacaggagtataatacaccagtaaaacaggagtatagtacatcagtaaaacaggagtataatacaccagtaaaacaggagtatagtacatcagtaaaacaggagtatagtacgccagtaaaacaggagtataatacaccagtaaaacaggagtatagtacatcagtaaaacaggagtatagtacatcggtaaaacaggagtataatacatcagtaaaacaggagtataatacatcagtaaaacaggagtatagtacACCAGTAACACAGGAGTAtagtacatcagtaaaacaggagtatagtacatcggtaaaacaggagtataatacatcagtaaaacaggagtatagtacatcagtaaaacaggagtatagtacatcagtaaaacaggagtataatacACCAGTAACACAGGAGTAtagtacatcagtaaaacaggagtatagtacatcggtaaaacaggagtataatacatcagtaaaacaggagtatagtacATCAGTAACACAGGAGTAtagtacatcagtaaaacaggagtatagtacatcggtaaaacaggagtataatacatcagtaaaacaggagtatagtacATCAGTAACACAGGAGTAtagtacatcagtaaaacaggagtataatacaccagtaaaacaggagtatagtacatcagtaaaacaggagtataatacaccagtaaaacaggagtatagtacATCAGTAACACAGGAGTATAGTACATcggtaaaacaggagtatagtacACCAGTAACACAGGAGTAtagtacatcagtaaaacaggagtatagtacatcggtaaaacaggagtataatacatcagtaaaacaggagtataatacatcagtaaaacaggagtataatacatcagtaaaacaggagtataatacatcagtaaaacaggagtattatacatcagtaaaacaggagtgtCATACaccagtaaaacaggagtataatacaccagtaaaacaggagtatagtacatcagtaaaacaggagtatagtacgccagtaaaacaggagtataatacatcagtaaaacaggagtatagtacATCAATAAAACAGGAGTAGAATACACCAGTTAAACAGGAGTATAGTACTCCAGTAACACAGGAGTAtagtacatcagtaaaacaggagtatagtacatcggtaaaacaggagtataatacatcagtaaaacaggagtataatacatcagtaaaacaggagtatagtacaccagtaaaacaggagtataatacaccagtaaaacaggagtataatacatcagtaaaacaggagtattatacatcagtaaaacaggagtatcatacaccagtaaaacaggagtataatacaccagtaaaacaggagtatagtacatcagtaaaacaggagtatagtacgccagtaaaacaggagtataatacatcagtaacacaggagtatagtacatcagtaaaacaggagtatagtacatcggtaaaacaggagtataatacatcagtaaaacaggagtataatacatcagtaaaacaggagtatagtacACCAGTAACACAGGAGTAtagtacatcagtaaaacaggagtatagtacatcggtaaaacaggagtataatacatcagtaaaacaggagtatagtacATCAGTAACACAGGAGTAtagtacatcagtaaaacaggagtataatacaccagtaaaacaggagtatagtacatcggtaaaacaggagtatagtacATCAATAAAACAGGAGTAGAATACACCAGTTAAACAGGAGTAtagtacatcagtaaaacaggagtataatacatcagtaaaacaggagtatagtacatcggtaaaacaggagtataatacatcagtaaaacaggagtataatacatcagtaaaacaggagtatagtacatcagtaaaacaggagtataatacatcagtaaaacaggagtataatacatcagtaaaacaggagtattatacatcagtaaaacaggagtatcatacaccagtaaaacaggagtataatacaccagtaaaacaggagtatagtacatcagtaaaacaggagtataatacaccagtaaaacaggagtatagtacatcagtaaaacaggagtatagtacgccagtaaaacaggagtataatacatcagtaacacaggagtatagtacatcagtaaaacaggagtatagtacatcggtaaaacaggagtataatacatcagtaaaacaggagtataatacatcagtaaaacaggagtatagtacACCAGTAACACAGGAGTAtagtacatcagtaaaacaggagtatagtacatcggtaaaacaggagtataatacatcagtaaaacaggagtatagtacATCAGTAACACAGGAGTAtagtacatcagtaaaacaggagtataatacaccagtaaaacaggagtatagtacatcggtaaaacaggagtatagtacATCAATAAAACAGGAGTAGAATACACCAGTTAAACAGGAGTAtagtacatcagtaaaacaggagtataatacatcagtaaaacaggagtatagtacatcggtaaaacaggagtataatacatcagtaaaacaggagtataatacatcagtaaaacaggagtatagtacatcagtaaaacaggagtataatacatcagtaaaacaggagtataatacatcagtaaaacaggagtattatacatcagtaaaacaggagtatcatacaccagtaaaacaggagtataatacaccagtaaaacaggagtatagtacatcagtaaaacaggagtataatacaccagtaaaacaggagtatagtacatcagtaaaacaggagtatagtacgccagtaaaacaggagtataatacaccagtaaaacaggagtatagtacatctgtaaaacaggagtatagtacTCCAGTAACACAGGAGTAtagtacatcagtaaaacaggagtataatacatcagtaaaacaggagtataatacACCAGTTAAACAGGAGTAtagtacatcagtaaaacaggagtataatacACCAGTTAAACAGGAGTATAGTACgccagtaaaacaggagtataatacatcagtaaaacaggagtatagtacatcagtaaaacaggagtataatacACCAGTTAAACAGGAGTAtagtacatcagtaaaacaggagtatagtacatcagtaaaacaggagtataatacACCAGTTAAACAGGAGTATAGTACgccagtaaaacaggagtataatacatcagtaaaacaggagtatagtacatcagtaaaacaggagtataatacACCAGTTAAACAGGAGTAtagtacatcagtaaaacaggagtataatacACCAGTTAAACAGGAGTAtagtacatcagtaaaacaggagtataatacACCAGTTAAACAGGAGTATAGTACgccagtaaaacaggagtataatacatcagtaaaacaggagtatagtacatcagtaaaacaggagtataatacACCAGTTAAACAGGAGTAtagtacatcagtaaaacaggagtataatacACCAGTTAAACAGGAGTATAGTACTCCAGTAACACAGGCAtactccctctctcctctcaggCGAAGCACACAGAGGAGCAAGGCGTCTGCTGGGGCGTGGACGGAGAGACGGGCAGTTTGTCTGACATGTCTACTCTGGGCATCTGGGAGCCACTGGctgtcaaagctcagacctacAAGACCGCCGTGGAGGTACACAGTTTATTGATGATTCATGGTTGATTTCTGATTAATGATTATTGATGACTGATTAATGACTAATCACGTCTCCCTCTCAGACGGCCATCCTGTTGCTGCGGATCGATGACATCGTCTCGGGTCATAAGAAGAAGGACAAGGAAGATCCCATGGGAGGACAGGGAGCCGAGTAGATCCTGGTGGATCAGACCAACGTCGAGTCACTCCGTGTGTTTGTGAGCGTGTCAGTGTGGATGTTTGAGTGAGTGGGACCAGACTCAGTTAATAAACCATTACACAACAGTtctgatgtctttgtttttgatcCTGATCCTCAGACTGGGTCCTGAAGGTCCTCAGAGGGACCAGACTCAGTTAATAAACCATTACAGAACAGTTCTGATGTCTTTGTCTTTGATCCTGAGACTATCTGGGGCCGTTAGAGTCTATCAGGGGCCGTGAGAGACTATCAGGGGCCATTAGAGTCTATCAGGGGCTGTGAGAGACTATCAGGGGCCCTGAGAGACTATCAGGGGCCATTAGAGTCTATCAGGGGCTGTGAGAGACTATCAGGGGCCATTAGAGTCTATCAGGGGCCCTGAGAGACTATCAGGGGCCTTTCGAGTCTATCAGGGGCTGTGAGAGACTATCAGGGACCGTTAGAGACTATCAGGGGCCATTAGAGTCTATCAGGGGCCGTTAGAGTCTATCAGGGCCCGTGAGAGTCTATCAGGGCCCTTTAGAGTCTATCAGGGCCCGTGAGAGACTATCAGGGGCCGTTAGAGTCTATCAGGGCCCGTGAGAGTCTATCAGGGCCTGTGAGAGACTATCAGGGGCCGTGTGAGTCTATCAGAGGCCTTTGGAGACTATCAAGGCTGTGAGAGTCTTTCAGGGGCCGTTAGAGTCTATCAGGGCCCGTGAGAGACTATCAGGGGCCGTTAGAGTCTATCAGGGCCCGTGAGAGTCTATCAGGGCCCGTGAGAGACTATCAGGGGCCATTAGAGTCTATCAGAGGCCTTTGGAGACTATCAAGGCCGTGAGAGTCTTTCAGGGCCCGTTTGAGTCTATCAGGGCCCGTTAGAGACTATCAGGGCCCGTGAGAGACTATCAGGGACCATTAGAGACTATCAGGGGCCATTAGAGGCTATCAGGGGCCGTGAGAGACTATCAGGGCCTGTGAGAGACTATCAGGGGCCGTTAGAGTCTATCAGGGCACGTGAGAGTCTATCAGGGCCTGTGAGAGTCTATCAGGGCCTGTTAGAGACTATCAGGGACCATTAGAGACTATCAGGGACCATTAGAGACTATCAGGGGCCGTGAGAGACTATCAGGGACCATTAGAGACTATCGGGCAGTGAGAGACTATCAGGGGCCATTAGAGACTATCGGGCCGTGAGAGACTATCAGGGGCCATTAGAGACTATCAGGGACCATTAGAGACTATCAGGGGCCATTAG comes from Cheilinus undulatus linkage group 16, ASM1832078v1, whole genome shotgun sequence and encodes:
- the cct3 gene encoding T-complex protein 1 subunit gamma — translated: MSQKSLKSLKIVSKVLTLIFIRESTPFLTNRTLITFPVSDLAQHYLMKANITAIRRVRKTDNNRIARACGARIASRTDELREEDVGLGAGLFEVKKIGDEYFTFITECKDPKACTILLRGASKEILAEVERNLQDAMQVCRNVLMDPLLLLGGGAVEMAVSKRLMERSRALTGVEQWPYRAVAQALEVIPRTLIQNCGASTIRVLTSLRAKHTEEQGVCWGVDGETGSLSDMSTLGIWEPLAVKAQTYKTAVETAILLLRIDDIVSGHKKKDKEDPMGGQGAE